In Rhodococcus pseudokoreensis, the DNA window ACCGCGGCACCGACAGGTGATGCTCGCGGACCGCGGCGATCCGCGTGTGGTTGTCCGGCAGGAACAGGTACGTGCTGAGCCACACCCAGATCAGTTGCGCCTCGACCATGCGGGCGGCGAGCACGTTGTCGTCGGCGAGCGCGGGCCACATCCCCACGACCTCCGCCCGCCAGGCCTCGATCATCGCCTGGGTGCGGTCCTCGGACAGTTCGATGCTGCACAGGCAGCCCGGGAAGGAGACCAGCGCGTACGCGATGTCGAGCATGGCGTCGCGGAAACCGCCCCACTCGTAGTCGAGGAACCGGACGCCCTCGTCGTTGACGATGATGTTGTCCGGGCACAGGTCGGACGGGCTGAACGCCCGGAACCGGCCGCTCTCGAACAGCTTCGCGGCCCGTGCCACCTGTTCGGTCAGTTCCGGGGACACGTCGACGCGGAGGATGTCGGACAGCAGGCCGGGCACGGCGGGCACCGCACGCTCGACCTGCTCGGCGACGGTGTCGTCGCAGTGCGCCACCTCGGCGCGGCGCAGCAGTGCGGTGAAGTCTTCTTCGCGGCCCACGGTGGCCGCGTGCATGCGGCCGAGCGCCTGGGCCATGGCCATCAGGGTGTTGGTGACGGTGTCGGAATCGGAGTGCTCGAGCAGCGCGCTGATCGGGGTGGCGTCCCCGAGGTCGCTGAGCACGAGGAGCCGGGCCTCGAGGTCGGATGCGAGCAGTTCGGCTCCGGGGCGGCTGTCCGTCGCCAGCGCCGTGGCGAACTGGTACGAGACGGCCTCGCGGAGGAAGGCGCTGCGGCTGTCGCCGGACAGGTCGTCGGGATCGACGGCCCGCGCGCCGGACACACCGGACTCCTCGCGGACCTGCTTGATCACCAACGTGCGAGGGAGGGAGAACGGATTCTCCGCCACCCGCACACGGAGCACGATGGTGCGGCCACTACCGCCGAGATCCACGGGATCCACCAGTGTCACGGGTGCCCCTGTGCGACGGGTGAGCAGCTTCTCGGCTGCGGCAACTACCTCTGAAACGGGGTCTGCCAGTATTGCAGTCATCGCGGACCAACTTACCTGCTAGTGACACGGATCATCGAGTCCTCCTCCGGAAGCCCCGATGAATTTCAGCATTTCGGCTGATCCGGTGCGAGTACTTCCATCGGCGCCACGTCAACCGACACCGCAATGGTGCTGTTTCGTGCCTCTGTGTATATGACACCGCGCAGCGGCGGCACGTCGGCGTAGTCCCGGCCCCACGCGACCACGGTGTACCGCTCGTCGACGAGCTGGTCGTTGGTGGGGTCGAAGGCCAGCCACCGGTCCCCCGGCATCCACACCGCGGCCCAGGCGTGCGTCGCGTCGACGCCGATCATCCGTTCCTTGCCGGGCGGCGGCTGCGTCGCGAGGTACCCGGACACGTACCGGGCCGCGAGTCCGCGCGACCGCAGGCAGGCGATGGCGAGCCGGGCGAAGTCCTGGCACACCCCCGACCGCTTCTCCAGCACCTCCGCGACCCGCGTCGACACCGACGTCGCCCCCGACTTGTACTCGAAGTCGCGGTGGATGCGGGTCGTGAGATCGACCACCGCATCCACGAGGGGCCGCTCCGGCGGGAAACTCGGCGCCGCGTACTCGCGGACCGCGTCGCCGATCTCGGGGGGCTCGAGGTCGAGCACGAACTCCTGCGCCATCGCCCCCTCGGTGCCCACCGGGCGGGACAGCTCCCACGGCGCGTTCGCCGGTGCGGCGGCGAGCCTCGCCCTGTCCGGTCCGTAGACCTCGATCTCGGATTCGGCCGACACCACCAGTTCCTCGTGCGGCGTGCTCACCTGGAAGTACAGGTCCCGGTTGCCGTACACGTCCGACCCGGTGGAACGGTCCGCGGGCGGCGGCGTGATGTCGACGACGGAAGCGACGCACCGCTGTTCCTCGGTGTCGCGCGGCAAGAGGTAACCCCGGCCGTACGAGGAGGTCACCGGCCCCGAGTACGTGTACGTCGTGCGGTGGGTGATCTTGTATCGGCGCAGAACCGGACGTTCCGCTGCCGGGTCCGGGTGGGGCGTCGTGTCGGTCATGCGGGGACTCCGCCCGGGGAGGTGCTCGAGGAGGTGCTCGGGGAGGTGCTCGGGGAGGTGCCGCTGCCCCACAGCGGCTGGGTGCCGCCGGGCAGCGACAGCTGGCCCTTCAGCATCACGTCGGACAGTTCGCTCAGCAGTGCGCGCATCGTGGTCGTCAGCTCACCCAGCTCCTTCCGGGACCCGTTCGCATCGACCGATTCGAGTCGCACGGGGTCGACCCGGCGCACGGTGTTGACCATGTCCTCGGCGAGCCGCTCCGCGCGGGACGCACCCGAGGCGTCCGGCAGTGCGGCCAGATTCGTGCGCAACGCCTCCAGTTGGAACGCCAGCGACCGCGGGTTCTTCACGTCGAACAGCAGCAACTCGGCCACGGCCGCCGGGCGGATTCCGCGGTTGCGGCGGCGGTAGACCACGGAACTCTCGGTGGCGACGAGAAGCGATTCGATCACCGCCCGTTCGGTCGCGGTATCCGTCTTCCGCCCGAGGGTCGAGTCCACCAGCGCGATCAGGGTGGCTGCCCGCTCGATCCGTTTGCCGATGTCCATGACGTGCCAGCCGGTGTCGCGGACCAGCGACTCCGCGGCGACCCCGGACAGGGCGAGCATGCCGCCGAGCACCGCGGACTGCGCCTCGAACAGTGCGGACCCGTCGTCGACGGTGTCGGCGGTGACCTGCCCGAGCGCGCGTTCGACGGTGCTGAGGACGGCCCAGATGTCGTTCGACAGTTGCCCGCGCACGGCCCGCGCGGCCTGCTCGACGCCGCGCACCGCGTGGGCGAGCGAGCCGTCCCGGTCGGGGTCCGCCGTCAGCGAGCGGAACTCGGAGCGCACCCGTCGCTGGTCGGTGACCGGATCGGAGCCCGGGTCGGCCCCGAGATCGAGCCCCTCCGGGTGGTTCCCGGCGTCGGCGACCCGCAGGACCGTGTTCAGCAGGATCGGGAGGCTTCCGCCGCCCGCCAGCCACGGTCGCAGGCGGTAGTCGCGGTACTTCTCCCCCACGGCGATCATCAGCCGGGCCGCACCCTCGGCACGTTCGGCGAACCGGCCCATCCAGAACAGTTCGGTCAGCGCACGCGGCGACGTCATCAGGTCGGACGTCGTCGCCGCATACGTGGGCAGGGTCTCCCCGTCCCGCTCGGCGCCGTCGCCCGGGTCGGTGGACGCGGTGCGCTGCGCCAGCCGGATCCAGACGTCCTTCGCCCCGGCGTGGCGGCGGTCCCCGCGCTCGGCCCCGGGAACGAGGGACGTGCCGAGACCGCCGGCCATCGGGGTGAATCCCACCTGCTGCGCGACGCTGAATAACCGCATCCCGACCGGCGCCAACACGACATCCCCGGACCGGTCGGCGGCGGGCGCGTACGACGGGTCCGGGACGATCTGCCCGACCCACCGCTCGGGTTCGGCCCGCACCCGGTCCAGCAGGGCCTCCCGTTCGGCGTCACGGAGTTCGGCGGGCACGATCGGCGCACCCCCGTGTACGGCGCGCAGCACCATCGACGAGGCGTTCGTGAGGATGTGCGACAGCTCCGACCGGTCGCCGCCCCAGAAACTCGGAACCGACTGCAGCAGCAGATCCTCGTCGAGCAGCCGGCGGCACAGGTCCGGAAGCAACCGGGTGAGCGCGGGGTTCTCGAGGATTCCGCTGCCGAGGGTGTTGACGACGGTCACGCCGCCCCGCCGCAGCACCTGGACGAGACCGACGACGCCGGACCGCGAGCCGGGGCGCAGGTCGAGGGGGTCGGCGAGGTCGGCGTCCACCCGCCGGACGATGACGTCGACGCGTTCCAGACTGCCGAGGGACCGCATCCACACGTGCCCGTCGCGGACCACCAGATCGGCGCTCTCCACGAGCGGGAAACCGAGGACCGTCGCCAGATACGCCTGATCGAATGCGGCCTCGGACCGGGTGCGGGGGCTGAGGACGACGACGAGCGGGTCCTCGGTGCCCGCGGGGGCGGCGTCGATCGCCGCGAGCCGCATCGACTGGGCGAACGAGGACAGCGGGCGCGGTCCGACCGCCTCGTAGATGCCGGGCATCGCCCGCGCGATGACGCGGCGGTCCGCCATCGCATATCCCGCGCCCGCCGGGGACTGGGTGTGGTCGCGCAGCGCGTGGAACGTGCCGTCCGCCCCGCGGCCGACGTCGAGTCCGTGCAGGAACAGCTGGTGGCGGCCCGGCACCGTGATGCCGTGCGCCGCACGGACGTAGCCCGGGTGCCCGAACACCGTGCGGGCCGGGACGGCGCCGCTCCGGACGAGGGCCATCGGTCCGTACAGGTCCGCGAGTACCGCGTCGAGGAGCCGGGAGCGCTGCACGAAACCCGCCGCGAGCTGCTCCCACTCCTCGGCGGCGACGATCAGCGGGACCGCGTCGATCTCCCACCGGGGCGATGCGGTCGGCGCGTCCGAACCGTCGAGGGGGTTGTAGGTGATCCCGTGGTTGTCGACGAGCAGCCGGATGCGGGACTGCAGGCGGCGGACGGAGTCGGGCCCGCCGTCCGTGAAGTCCTGGGCCAATTCCGCCCACGGTTCCCGGAGGCCGCCGCCACCGTCGAACAGTTCGTCGTAGCCCGCGCCGTCGTGCGGCGAGACGCTCATCAGGCCCTCCGCCGCTGCGCCGGGGAGCGATCTTTGCGCGCCTGCTCGAGCAGGCGGCGGGGATCGCCGCCGCTGCGCAGTCGCAGCGCCAGGACGAGGACGCCGGCGACGACGATGCCCACCATGTTGACCCCGAGTTGCAGCGCCGCCAGTGCCGCGATGCGCCATTCGCCCACGGTGACCGCGACGACGGCGAATCCGGCCGCCGGAACGGTGGTGACCGAGATGAAGACGCCGACGAGTGCCGCCGACTTCGAGGACACGAGCGCGAGCATGCCTGCCGCACCGGCGAGCAGCGCGACGATCAACGACAGCGGTCCGACGCGGTAGATGAAGTCGACCTGGTCGAGCGACTCGATGCTCTCGAACTCCATCCACCCGATTCGCTCCATCGCCAGCGTCGCGAGCAGTGTCGCCGCCATCGCGAACGGGAAACCGAACAGCAGGGCGATCAGCGACCGCCGGGCCAGCCCGAGCTTGCGCCGCATCAGGGCGACGGCGAGCGCGGCGAGCGGGCCGAACTCCGGCCCCACCACCATGGCCCCGACGACGGTGATCGGCGAGTCGGTGACGACACCCACCGCGGCCAGCAGGCAGGCGATGGTGAGGAACGCGAGGAACGTGACGTTGAGCGTCGATTCCTCACGCGTCCGGCTGACCAGCTCCTCCCACACGACGCTGTCCGCGGGATCGCCTGGGGCCGCCTTCTCCGCCTCGCGCGCGGACTTCGACAGCACCGTTTCGACGGGCTCCACCGTGATCGCGCCGGTGCGGTCGATGCCCAGGGCCTCGAGCGCGTCGATCACATCGTTGGCCGCCTCACGGGCGACGTCGGTCTGGATCGCGTCGCCGGCGGGGTCGATCGCCGCCTGTCGCAGCACCACCACGTGGGTGGCGCCGGGTTCCGCGGCGAGCACACCGAGGACGTCCTCAGTGCGCTCGGCCGGACAGATCACTCGCAGGTGCAACATCGTGTCCCCCGGCTGTTCCGCGTCGTCCGATCGTTCGAGCCCGCCGGCGACACCCGCCGGCGGACCCGCCTACTTCTCGGCGTGAGCGTCGGGCTTCGCCGCGGCGGCGTCGACCTTCGGCTCCGGCTTGGCGTCGACACCCGATTCCTTGCGCTGCTGCGCGGTGATCGGCGCAGGCGCACTGGTCAGCGGATCGACACCGCCACCCGACTTCGGGAACGCGATGACCTCACGGATCGAATCCACCCCGGCCAGCAGGGCGGTGATCCGGTCCCAGCCGAACGCGATGCCGCCGTGCGGCGGCGCCCCGAACGCGAACGCGTCGAGGAGGAAGCCGAACTTCTCCTCGGCCTCCTCGTGGGAGATGCCCATCACCTTGAACACTCGCTCCTGAATGTCCTTGCGGTGGATACGAATACTGCCGCCGCCGATCTCGTTGCCGTTGCAGACGATGTCGTAGGCGTACGCGAGCGCGGAACCCGGGTCGGTGTCGAACGTATCGATCGACTCCGGCTTCGGCGAGGTGAACGCGTGGTGCACCGCCGTCCAGGCGCTGTACCCGAGCGCGACGTCGCCGCTCGCGGTGGCGTCCGCGGTCGGCTCGAACAGCGGTGCGTCGACGACCCACACGAACGCCCACGCGTCCGGGTCGATGAGGTTCTGCTTGCGGGCGATCTCGCCGCGGGCGGCGCCGAGCAGCGCGCGGGAGGACTTGGTGGCGCCGGCGGCGAAGAAGATGCAGTCACCGGGCTTCGCGCCGACGTGCGCGGCGAGGCCCTCACGTTCGGCGTCGGTCAGGTTCTTGGCCACCGGTCCGCCGAGCGTGCCGTCCTCGCCGAGGAGCACGTACGCCAGGCCCTTCGCCCCGCGCTGCTTCGCCCATTCCTGCCAGGCGTCGAGCTGCTTCCGCGGCTGGCTCGCGCCGCCGGGCATGACCACCGCACCGACGTATTCCTGCTGGAACACGCGGAACGTGGTGTCCTTGAAGAACTCGGCGCACTCGACCAGTTCGACACCGAACCGCAGGTCCGGCTTGTCGGAACCGTAGCGGCGCATCGCCTCGGCGTACGTCATCCGCGCGATCGGCGTCTTGATCTCGTGCCCGACCAGCTTCCACAGCGAGGTCAGCACCTCCTCCGCGAGGAGGATGACGTCGTCCTGGTTGACGAAGCTCATCTCGATGTCGAGCTGCGTGAACTCGGGCTGACGGTCCGCGCGGAAATCCTCGTCGCGGTAGCAGCGCGCGATCTGGTAGTAGCGTTCGATGCCGCCGACCATGAGCAGCTGCTTGAACAGCTGCGGGCTCTGCGGCAACGCGTAGAAGCTGCCCGGCTGCAGTCGCGCGGGAACCAGGAAGTCGCGGGCGCCCTCCGGCGTCGACCGCGTCAACGTGGGCGTCTCGACCTCGACGAACTCGTGGTGCGCGAGCACGGCACGGGCCGCGGCGTTGACCTTGGACCGCAACCGGATGGCGTGGCCGGGACCCTCACGGCGCAGGTCCAGGTAGCGGTACTTCAGGCGCGCTTCCTCGCCGGCCTGGTCGTCCAGCTGGAACGGCAGCGGCGCGCTCTCGTTGAGGACCTCGAGCTCGGTGACGTTGACCTCGATCGCCCCGGTGGGGATCTCGAAGTTCTGGTTGCCCTCGGGACGGACCTCGACCACACCGGTGACCTTGACGCAGTACTCGGCGCGCAGACGGTGGGCCTGCTCGGCGGCGGCGCCCTCACGGAACACCACCTGGGACACGCCCGACGCGTCACGTAGATCGATGAAGATCACCCCGCCGTGATCACGACGCCTGGCAACCCAACCGGTGAGGGTTACGGTCTGCTGGGCCTGCTCGGCTCGCAATGAACCGGCGAGATGTGTGCGCAGCACGGGATTCCTTTCGAAACATGGGGCAAGCTACTTCGTTGGCTGAGATCCTACGGAGACACCGTGCGTGAGCGGAAACGCATACCCGCTTCACGTGGGAGGCTCGATCGGCACGCACCGGAAAACTGAAGAGAAAGCGAAGACACATGACCTTCAACGAGGGCGCCCGAATGGACTCCGGCCGGGTGTCGACCGGAGGTGGGGGCGGCGGTGGCCTCGGCGGCAAGTTCGCGATAGGTGGCGGCGCGGGCGGTCTGATCGTGCTGGTTCTGGCGCTGCTCCTCGGCGGCGATCCCGGTTCGCTGCTCGGCGGTCTCAGCGGCACCACCGAGTCCGGCCAGAATTCCGGCGCGGGCCTCGCGGGGTGCGAGACCGGCGCGGACGCCAACCGCGACGTCAACTGCCGGGTGGTGTTCACCGCGGGCAGTCTCGACTCCGTGTGGGGACAGGAACTCGTGCAGCAGACCGGCACCGCGTACGTGCCACCGGAGGTCGTGCTGTTCTCCGGTTCCGTCAGCACCGGCTGCGGCAACGCGACCAGCGAGGTCGGGCCGTTCTACTGCCCGGCCGACTCGACCGCATACTTCGACACCAGCTTCTTCCAGCTCCTCGTCGACCGCTTCGGGTCCAGCGGCGGCCCGCTGGCGCAGGAGTACGTGGTGGCGCACGAGTTCGGTCACCACATCCAGAACCAGCTCGGCGACATCGGACGGGCGCAGGCCGACCCGCGCGGCGCCGACTCGGCCGCGGTGCGGACCGAACTGCAGGCCGACTGCTACGCGGGCGTGTGGGCCCACTACGCCGACACCCTCCCCGGCCCCGACGGCGGACCGCCGTTCCTGAACACCCTCACCGACACCGACATCGACGACGCCCTGTCCGCCGCCTCCTCGGTCGGCGACGACCGCATCCAGCAGTCGGCGGGCGCCCGGGTGAATCCGGAGGGCTGGACGCACGGCTCGTCGCAGCAGCGCCAGAAGTGGTTCGCCACCGGATACCGGACCGGCCAGGTGCAGGCCTGCGACACCTACTCGGCACGCGATCTGAACAACCCGCCCGCGCTCCGCTGACCAACATCCACCGACAAATAATTTTGTCTTGACAGAATTTACTGTCGGTGCGAGAGTTGACGCATGTTGGACGTAGCAGTGATCGATCAAGCGGCCGCCGCCGAGATCTCCCTGGACCCGGTCCGGGCGCGGTTGCTGGCGGCGCTCGCCGAACCCGGTTCGGCGAGTTCCGTCGCCGCGCAGGTGGGATTGACCCGGCAGAAGGCCAACTACCACCTGCGGGCGCTCGAGGAACACGGTCTCGTCGAACTCGTCGAGGAACGCAGGAAGGGCAACGTCACCGAACGGCTGTTCCAGGCCACCGCCGCGTCGTACGTCATCTCCCCCGCCGCGTTCGCCGCCCTCGCGCCCGATCCCGACCGGGCACCGGATCAACTGTCGGCCCGCTGGCTGGTGGCACTGGCTGCGCGACTGGTCCGTGAGGTCGGCGAGTTGATCGCCGGCGCCACCGCGGCACGTCAGCCGTTGGCCACCTACGCGATCGACAGCGAGATCCGGTTCGCGTCGGCGGCCGACCGCTCCGCGTTCGCCGACGAACTCGGCGAATCCGTCAAGAACCTGGTGTCCCGCTACCACGACGAGAACGCCTCGAACGGGCGCAGGCACCGCCTCGTC includes these proteins:
- a CDS encoding phosphotransferase family protein, producing the protein MTAILADPVSEVVAAAEKLLTRRTGAPVTLVDPVDLGGSGRTIVLRVRVAENPFSLPRTLVIKQVREESGVSGARAVDPDDLSGDSRSAFLREAVSYQFATALATDSRPGAELLASDLEARLLVLSDLGDATPISALLEHSDSDTVTNTLMAMAQALGRMHAATVGREEDFTALLRRAEVAHCDDTVAEQVERAVPAVPGLLSDILRVDVSPELTEQVARAAKLFESGRFRAFSPSDLCPDNIIVNDEGVRFLDYEWGGFRDAMLDIAYALVSFPGCLCSIELSEDRTQAMIEAWRAEVVGMWPALADDNVLAARMVEAQLIWVWLSTYLFLPDNHTRIAAVREHHLSVPRSEALTQRWDKLARSADHAGNTVVAHDARLIADKIRGLSVG
- a CDS encoding transglutaminase family protein — translated: MTDTTPHPDPAAERPVLRRYKITHRTTYTYSGPVTSSYGRGYLLPRDTEEQRCVASVVDITPPPADRSTGSDVYGNRDLYFQVSTPHEELVVSAESEIEVYGPDRARLAAAPANAPWELSRPVGTEGAMAQEFVLDLEPPEIGDAVREYAAPSFPPERPLVDAVVDLTTRIHRDFEYKSGATSVSTRVAEVLEKRSGVCQDFARLAIACLRSRGLAARYVSGYLATQPPPGKERMIGVDATHAWAAVWMPGDRWLAFDPTNDQLVDERYTVVAWGRDYADVPPLRGVIYTEARNSTIAVSVDVAPMEVLAPDQPKC
- a CDS encoding circularly permuted type 2 ATP-grasp protein; this translates as MSVSPHDGAGYDELFDGGGGLREPWAELAQDFTDGGPDSVRRLQSRIRLLVDNHGITYNPLDGSDAPTASPRWEIDAVPLIVAAEEWEQLAAGFVQRSRLLDAVLADLYGPMALVRSGAVPARTVFGHPGYVRAAHGITVPGRHQLFLHGLDVGRGADGTFHALRDHTQSPAGAGYAMADRRVIARAMPGIYEAVGPRPLSSFAQSMRLAAIDAAPAGTEDPLVVVLSPRTRSEAAFDQAYLATVLGFPLVESADLVVRDGHVWMRSLGSLERVDVIVRRVDADLADPLDLRPGSRSGVVGLVQVLRRGGVTVVNTLGSGILENPALTRLLPDLCRRLLDEDLLLQSVPSFWGGDRSELSHILTNASSMVLRAVHGGAPIVPAELRDAEREALLDRVRAEPERWVGQIVPDPSYAPAADRSGDVVLAPVGMRLFSVAQQVGFTPMAGGLGTSLVPGAERGDRRHAGAKDVWIRLAQRTASTDPGDGAERDGETLPTYAATTSDLMTSPRALTELFWMGRFAERAEGAARLMIAVGEKYRDYRLRPWLAGGGSLPILLNTVLRVADAGNHPEGLDLGADPGSDPVTDQRRVRSEFRSLTADPDRDGSLAHAVRGVEQAARAVRGQLSNDIWAVLSTVERALGQVTADTVDDGSALFEAQSAVLGGMLALSGVAAESLVRDTGWHVMDIGKRIERAATLIALVDSTLGRKTDTATERAVIESLLVATESSVVYRRRNRGIRPAAVAELLLFDVKNPRSLAFQLEALRTNLAALPDASGASRAERLAEDMVNTVRRVDPVRLESVDANGSRKELGELTTTMRALLSELSDVMLKGQLSLPGGTQPLWGSGTSPSTSPSTSSSTSPGGVPA
- a CDS encoding DUF389 domain-containing protein, whose protein sequence is MLHLRVICPAERTEDVLGVLAAEPGATHVVVLRQAAIDPAGDAIQTDVAREAANDVIDALEALGIDRTGAITVEPVETVLSKSAREAEKAAPGDPADSVVWEELVSRTREESTLNVTFLAFLTIACLLAAVGVVTDSPITVVGAMVVGPEFGPLAALAVALMRRKLGLARRSLIALLFGFPFAMAATLLATLAMERIGWMEFESIESLDQVDFIYRVGPLSLIVALLAGAAGMLALVSSKSAALVGVFISVTTVPAAGFAVVAVTVGEWRIAALAALQLGVNMVGIVVAGVLVLALRLRSGGDPRRLLEQARKDRSPAQRRRA
- the aspS gene encoding aspartate--tRNA ligase; the protein is MLRTHLAGSLRAEQAQQTVTLTGWVARRRDHGGVIFIDLRDASGVSQVVFREGAAAEQAHRLRAEYCVKVTGVVEVRPEGNQNFEIPTGAIEVNVTELEVLNESAPLPFQLDDQAGEEARLKYRYLDLRREGPGHAIRLRSKVNAAARAVLAHHEFVEVETPTLTRSTPEGARDFLVPARLQPGSFYALPQSPQLFKQLLMVGGIERYYQIARCYRDEDFRADRQPEFTQLDIEMSFVNQDDVILLAEEVLTSLWKLVGHEIKTPIARMTYAEAMRRYGSDKPDLRFGVELVECAEFFKDTTFRVFQQEYVGAVVMPGGASQPRKQLDAWQEWAKQRGAKGLAYVLLGEDGTLGGPVAKNLTDAEREGLAAHVGAKPGDCIFFAAGATKSSRALLGAARGEIARKQNLIDPDAWAFVWVVDAPLFEPTADATASGDVALGYSAWTAVHHAFTSPKPESIDTFDTDPGSALAYAYDIVCNGNEIGGGSIRIHRKDIQERVFKVMGISHEEAEEKFGFLLDAFAFGAPPHGGIAFGWDRITALLAGVDSIREVIAFPKSGGGVDPLTSAPAPITAQQRKESGVDAKPEPKVDAAAAKPDAHAEK
- a CDS encoding neutral zinc metallopeptidase; protein product: MTFNEGARMDSGRVSTGGGGGGGLGGKFAIGGGAGGLIVLVLALLLGGDPGSLLGGLSGTTESGQNSGAGLAGCETGADANRDVNCRVVFTAGSLDSVWGQELVQQTGTAYVPPEVVLFSGSVSTGCGNATSEVGPFYCPADSTAYFDTSFFQLLVDRFGSSGGPLAQEYVVAHEFGHHIQNQLGDIGRAQADPRGADSAAVRTELQADCYAGVWAHYADTLPGPDGGPPFLNTLTDTDIDDALSAASSVGDDRIQQSAGARVNPEGWTHGSSQQRQKWFATGYRTGQVQACDTYSARDLNNPPALR
- a CDS encoding ArsR/SmtB family transcription factor is translated as MLDVAVIDQAAAAEISLDPVRARLLAALAEPGSASSVAAQVGLTRQKANYHLRALEEHGLVELVEERRKGNVTERLFQATAASYVISPAAFAALAPDPDRAPDQLSARWLVALAARLVREVGELIAGATAARQPLATYAIDSEIRFASAADRSAFADELGESVKNLVSRYHDENASNGRRHRLVVALHPSLKTPSAQAKSSDNRHEES